One segment of Acropora muricata isolate sample 2 chromosome 8, ASM3666990v1, whole genome shotgun sequence DNA contains the following:
- the LOC136925450 gene encoding uncharacterized protein translates to MIVILVVQFDGWQPHEVSHFGTTTPVQKIVSQITLMFSMKEYFNFGFVMRCGIPAVEMLGSEEDWRKLTSKLKVLRTLLEPIENDLHLRSRWWDVVQTVFNNLLKTYQGKPDVKWWSHIVDYEQEYGSGFSPSGRNYITGWITEFLEGANRHGPLYKSKDFSTGLVTVPLILNHPSGAQDTAALVAGMLGFTVHRTDTSDEVTVQPFQGWALMLANDSPFL, encoded by the exons taagccattTTGGTACCACAACGCCAGTGCAGAAGATTGTCTCGCAGATTACACTGATGTTTTCAATGAAGGAATATTTCAATTTTGGATTTGTCATGAGATGTGGAATCCCTGCAGTGGAGATGCTGGGAAGCGAAGAAGACTGGAGGAAATTAACGTCCAAATTGAAGGTACTGAGAACACTACTGGAACCTATAGAGAATGATCTCCATCTTCGATCGAGATGGTGGGATGTTGTACAGACGGTGTTCAACAACTTGCTGAAAACGTACCAGGGGAAACCAGATGTAAAGTGGTGGAGCCATATTGTGGATTATGAACAAGAATATGGATCAG GTTTCTCTCCCAGCGGTAGGAATTACATCACAGGGTGGATCACCGAATTTTTGGAAGGAGCAAACCGACATGGTCCTCTGTATAAAAGTAAAGATTTCTCAACTGGGCTGGTCACTGTGCCACTTATACTCAATCACCCGTCTGGTGCACAGGACACTGCAGCACTTGTGGCAGGAATGCTGGGTTTTACTGTCCACAGGACGGACACCTCTGATGAGGTGACTGTCCAGCCATTTCAAGGATGGGCTCTGATGTTGGCTAATGACTCGCCTTTCTTGTGA